A window from Citrus sinensis cultivar Valencia sweet orange chromosome 3, DVS_A1.0, whole genome shotgun sequence encodes these proteins:
- the LOC102606960 gene encoding uncharacterized protein At1g51745, translating into MGGSKLESDGGECGVGSIVWVRRRNGSWWPGKILEPEELTTSHLTSPRTGTPVKLLGRDDASVDWYNLEKSKRVKAFRCGEFDDCIERAEASLGMPTRKREKYARREDAILHALELEKELLKKQGKLGVISDHVSNSSGSVKKESVTSSGALEISTGNPGNISSNQFSERPEISLKDKNVGSPLNLQKAKDRDQPSFEDEHSEVIPRMRGLKDLELRTAPPKRKLSSPSASDGSGKLTVDNNCQTPSSSAPGMGRTSPANGEQTGVFRSKRSRCIYLPAVSGETLDHKEIPPSQMEMSHLQLEDGYSGPRTGFSVEESSSGFMEDDETDSSESESESEDDSSETELDMDEEMTPVSGASVPREAEFGSQALEEHGSTSSEEHDQSALSGDMSHPHPHDRISSYEAVSKWQLKGKRNIRHLTKSSADGTDRKNYDGSIHGTRHEVKGVALKQNKSRQGLSFWRNDDFSEAVDDADSDDREFCTQMTGLDGGYGYRLRAASKGLNSFSRNMIDWDNMTWGDQPTLRGHWGNKVGQFHPGFIGRYNFGGRTRSMLVDVDLKVQASYQKGRVPIVSTTSKLNGKAIIGHPIQIEAVEDGSSECLIPANNYFGNTVVDHDRTLAPAWRTVRRTNFRVPRSVLSTSPNGDMAAESHSVLDEGRRFSKKSNIRSFGYKESPIGKNQSHNSRPTMGRKSLKKLPKKVSLSSNQKTRTLSSFAIDHRLSSRALYDSSNSQMNGLIKPESSGPTTVSCIPVKLVFSRLLEKINRPPTKVSSKVVISGSDAERNRS; encoded by the exons GGATTGGTACAATTTAGAAAAATCCAAACGTGTCAAGGCATTCCGATGTGGTGAGTTTGATGATTGTATTGAGAGGGCTGAAGCCTCTCTGGGCATGCCAACCAGGAAAAGGGAGAAATATGCTCGTCGAGAAGATGCTATTCTTCATGCACTTGAACTGGAGAAGGAGTTGTTGAAGAAACAAGGAAAGTTGGGTGTTATTTCTGATCATGTAAGTAATTCATCTGGTTCGGTGAAAAAGGAATCAGTTACATCTTCTGGAGCACTGGAAATAAGCACTGGGAACCCTGGGAATATATcgtcaaatcaattttcagAGAGACCTGAAATATCTTTGAAAGATAAGAATGTTGGCAGTCCTTTAAACCTTCAAAAAGCCAAAGACAGAGATCAACCCAGTTTTGAAGATGAACATTCTGAAGTAATACCTAGGATGAGAGGCTTGAAGGACCTTGAGCTTAGGACAGCCCCTCCAAAGCGGAAGCTTTCTTCACCTTCTGCTTCAGATGGTTCTGGGAAACTTACAGTTGATAATAATTGTCAAACTCCTTCCAGTAGTGCTCCTGGCATGGGGAGAACCAGTCCTGCAAATG GGGAGCAGACAGGTGTTTTCCGGTCCAAGAGGAGCAGGTGTATCTACTTGCCAGCTGTTTCTGGTGAGACTCTGGATCATAAAGAAATTCCTCCAAGCCAGATGGAGATGTCACATCTGCAGTTGGAAGATGGTTACAGCGGTCCTCGTACTGGTTTTTCTGTTGAAGAGAGCTCTTCAGGGTTTATGGAAGATGATGAAACTGATTCTTCTGAGTCTGAGTCCGAGTCCGAGGATGATTCATCTGAGACTGAACTGGATATGGATGAAGAGATGACTCCAGTTTCAG GTGCTTCTGTGCCTAGAGAAGCTGAATTTGGATCTCAAGCACTGGAAGAACATGGAAGCACGAGTAGTGAGGAGCATGATCAGTCAGCCTTATCTGGTGACATGTCTCACCCACATCCTCATGACCGTATTTCATCTTATGAAGCAGTTTCCAAATGGCAACTGAAAGGCAAAAGAAATATCCGCCATCTTACAAAATCTTCTGCGGATGGAACTgacagaaaaaattatgatggATCTATTCATGGAACACGTCATGAAGTAAAGGGAGTGGCTTTGAAGCAAAATAAATCGAGGCAAGGTTTGAGTTTCTGGAGAAATGATGATTTCAGCGAGGCCGTTGATGATGCTGATTCTGATGATAGAGAGTTCTGTACCCAAATGACGGGGTTGGATGGAGGATACGGCTATAGATTAAGGGCTGCATCAAAAGGTCTAAATAGTTTCAGTCGCAATATGATTGATTGGGATAACATGACATGGGGAGATCAGCCAACTCTTAGAGGACACTGGGGGAACAAAGTGGGGCAGTTTCATCCAGGTTTCATTGGTCGTTATAATTTTGGTGGCAGGACAAGATCTATGTTGGTAGATGTGGATCTGAAGGTCCAAGCAAGCTATCAAAAAGGGCGTGTTCCCATTGTTTCTACGACGAGCAAGTTAAATGGAAAGGCAATAATAGGGCACCCAATCCAAATTGAAGCCGTAGAAGACGGATCGTCTGAATGTCTTATTCCTGCAAACAATTATTTTGGAAATACAGTAGTGGATCATGATAGAACGCTTGCACCGGCATGGAGGACTGTGAGGAGAACTAATTTTCGGGTCCCACGATCTGTTCTATCAACTTCACCTAATGGTGACATGGCTGCTGAAAGTCATTCAGTTTTGGATGAAGGAAGAAGATTTTCCAAGAAATCCAATATACGGAGTTTTGGTTACAAGGAAAGCCCCATTGGGAAGAACCAGTCTCATAATTCCCGACCTACCATGGGTAGGAAATCCCTGAAAAAGCTGCCGAAGAAAGTAAGCTTATCTTCTAACCAAAAAACAAGAACACTTTCCTCATTTGCTATTGACCATAGGCTCAGTTCCAGGGCTTTGTATGATAGCAGTAATAGTCAAATGAATGGGTTGATCAAACCGGAGTCTTCAGGGCCGACAACAGTGTCCTGTATACCCGTGAAATTAGTATTCAGTCGGTTACTTGAGAAGATTAATAGGCCACCAACCAAAGTATCTAGTAAAGTGGTTATTTCCGGTAGTGATGCCGAGAGAAACCGATCTTAG